Part of the Zingiber officinale cultivar Zhangliang chromosome 8A, Zo_v1.1, whole genome shotgun sequence genome, CGGAAAATTAtaatgaagtaaacgacggaaacttttccactgtgaaaacttttccttaattttgctttccactctcccaagtaaacatAGCCTAAAGAATAGTTTTTTATAGTGATTATTGTAACTTTTGTGTCGCGTCTCTGTTTTGGTTGACTGGGCTAACTTGGGTTGAGTTCGATCATGAGTCAGCTTACCTGACACAAGTTCAATCATAAATCAATTGACTCGACCGGAGTTCAGTCATGAGTTAACTCGACCAGAGTGCATTGACCAAGTTGACTGCAATTGGACTTGGAAGAACTTGTCTGGCGGGACTCGAGTTCATCTTGAACTGATCATGATTCTTTAGGCCTGCCACTTGATCCTTCCGGTCTCCGCCACATCACTTCTatcttaattaaacattttaatcATTGCGAGACTTTTTGTAAAAATCATAATGTAACTAATTAATCACCTCTGTCGGTGATTTAATCTCACCATCCCAAGCAAGCTTTATTCCAAGAGACATGTGCAAGACATTTTAGTTATCATCACTCGATAAAATGTGTTATATAGCCATCACAATTGACCTAAAAGAAAAACTTCTAACGGACTTAACTGAAATTCATATGGGAAACGTTCCTACTTGCATTTCCTAAGGACAGAATTTATTAACTCATCAAAAATATTAATATCTttataaaaataaggaaaagtaTGTTAAGGCTTtcatagctcagttggttagagcacCCGTTTAGTAAGCGGGAGGTCTTGAGTTCAAATCTCAATGAAagcaaaaaaattttaacttaatcataAAAGAGGCCATTTTTGACTGTttaaacccaaaaaaaaaaaattgagtgcTGAAAAAGgtcaaaaataaataatcatccaaccttttaaataataaaagaaattataaaaggttaaaaaaagataaaattgaaaATTGTTTAGAGAATAATATAGAAAAAATGATTTAGGTACTTTGGAACAATTATGGACAATAAATCAAACTTAGATAGGCAATTTAATGTTCATattaaagaaacaaaaataaataaactgaTATACCAATAAGAATAAGATGGAGGTCTTTATCATAAAAGAGGCCATTTTTGACTGTttaaacccaaaaaaaaaaaaattgagtgcTGAAAAAGGTCAAAAATAAATAATCCAAccttttaaataataaaagaaattataaaaggttaaaaaaagataaaattgaaaATTGTTTAGAGAATAATATAGAAAAAATGATTTAGGTATTTTGGAACAATTATGGACAATAAATCAAACTTAGATAGGCAATTTAATGCTCATattaaagaaacaaaaataaataaactgaTATACCAATAAGAATAAGATGGAGGTCTTGATTTACTAATTTAATGCTCATATTAAAGAGCCAATTGTAACTCAATGAAAAACCAACTGAAGATACCTGAGAAACTTCCTTTCACCTTGCACTgtagtaaaaaaaatgataaggtTCATCCAGTATCCCACCGCTAACTGGCAAGAGGATGGatgaatttttttttccctttcacaATGCATGTTTCACATGATGGAAACAAAAGAAAATGAAGCAAATGGGTTTTTATCAGGCAAGTTATTCACAGTGCAGAAAAGCTTCATAAATTCTCATGAAATCTGATAAGAATAGTGGATGTGATATCGTAGGAGAGATTCACATCTTCATGGTCATTGGCAGTTCTCATCCCCTATATTATCTTTAAGTAAGGCTCTACAAGTATAAGCCCAAGTCTACGTAATACAACACTATAGTCAAAGTTTCATAAACTGGTGGGACGAAGTAAAATTCaatgatatataattttaaaatagttaataaatatacctaaaaaaaattatattaaaattataatgATTCACGACGAGAAGTTATGATATAGAATCGTTACATAATAATAGAGTCGTTTCACAAAAGAAAAAAATCTTTCCCTTTTCTCGTTTTTCCAACGAtgtatatctttcaaataaaaagAAGATAAATGCATCTTCTCGTGCAAATGTCCTCTCATTTAATTGAGTTTTTTTCTtattatcttattattttattaagaatttgtCCTCTTACTAATTAATTTGGatgaaacttaaaataaaattatattaatatccttttttttttacaccgaaaataattttaatgtttattagtaattttcataAATGCACCAATCAAGGATTTAGAGTTTTAGACTCAGCTGCAGtgtattattagaaatttttctcattaatcgaTTAGGGATTTAGAGTTCGAGATTCAGTTACAATCTATTATTGAGAATATTtcttattaatcaattaaaaatctaaagttctctttagtctcacatcttagaaTTTACAACACTGTAagagaaacttctataaatattctAGGCCAACTATGTTAGAAAGTATTATTACAGGTACACCTTACTTAATTTATGAGACTAAAAATATTAGTCTTGCCCctctaaaaaatataaaaataagaacaatactcaaaaattaaaactattttttataaaataattcttcactattttttataaaataattcttCTTCTATCAAATGCCTCCCTCCACTTGGTATAAGAGCATCTACATCAGTATCCTCatctaaaatctaaaatttaaggtaaaagaactattttattaaatttagatattcatTTTTCACTATATAATACATCAGCTTCCCTATAATTcatcatatatttatttttttattattttttctctttcctccaTATTCTTTATTATTAGATGGAGGAGAGATAAaggagagagaaattttttattattagagggaggagagagaaatagtattttaatgtttagggaatggtatccattccctaaatttaaagaattactattcatgaaatgtatatttagggaATGGGTAGGGTAGCTGATGTAGATGTTTTTTTaatgtaaaatgtaaaatttaaggtaaaagttAAATTTAGGGtaattgatgtggatgctctaagggCCTAGCTCACTTAGTTGCATGTGCATGATCATTAGTTATTATTATGGATCGGCATCGTGCCTTGATTAAATAtagaaaatcaattaaattttatttaaaaatcaaaatatacctaaaaataaatttcaattataaactataataatattaataaaaaaaaattgaacgaaACACGACCCCTCGGATGTAGGTCGATTCACCGTTGCCCACGACAGAGGCCGTGCTAAGTTGGCCCCTTTCCTCAGTTGATAAGATGGTAATTCATCGACTTTAGCTATGAGACTAGACATTATTCATGGTGCCTTAAAAGTGAAAAGAGAGCACATCATGGTGTCTCAATGCTCTATTTACTCTAAAGCAGGgataagaaaaggaaagaaatctaGATGAAAATTTATCTtcggaagaagagaaaagaaagagtgAAAAAATTCTTTCCTTTGTATGcttgtttaccttgatagagAAAGATGGATACATGCAACATAATTTTGTAAACGAAAAATTATACATACATCATGAGTTAAAAAGGGTACATCCgtcatttatatatatagtgtaattttataaataaaaatagtacATGCATCATTTGTTTTCTATTCGTTATTTTTCGTCTGATTTTAAGATGatcgatttgattttaaaatcatttgttgatgaattatatttatttttcatctaaaaattttaatgaaacaaataatataaattttcagtatgaaatttttttcttaatttttgatTTCCGCTCTTGACCATAAAAGTGAAAAGAGAGCCCATGACAATATATATTGCAATATATATTGCATGTGCTTGCATCCCCCACTGCGCAGGAAGCAAAGCAAAGCCAAGCAAAGCACATAGGATGCCATATCACATATTCACATGCCACTAGCTGGCTAGGACATCGACCCTGTCCTGTCCAAATGTCATCACTATCAAAACTTTTCACGGACAAACTTTCCAACCATTTTAGTGCCCatattccacattaatcacattGTGGCGGTCATCGACAGTTCAATGTATGAATCTTCTTTTAATGCTGAGAGTTATACAATTTTATTTTAGAGGCTATTTCTATGATTGGAATATTAATTATTAGATATCATTACACGGCTACCATGTATGCCACACATAATAATGGAAACATGATGAAAATCAGTCGCATGCCAAGCAAAACACGTTGATTAATTGATGGATGAAAATAACATGGCAACTGGCCTACACGACATTCATTGGGTCTGTTTCATGCAAATCACAGAGACAGACAAAAGAGAGACAGAGACAGAACGAGAGAGTGAGAGGAGGAATGCACTAGGCGGTCTTGCCCTACCAATCTTTTCACActcttaaaaaatattaattgtgctcctaaataattattttataaaaattaaaaaaataagatctAGTAAAtagtataattttaaataattaaaatttaatcataacatccttaattatttaaaattatacatTAAATGGATTAGGATCacataataaacataaattataagTAATTATATAAACATAACAAATTTTACCCGACAAAAATCTTTactatatttatataattaactagaataaaatatcaaattatattttcttagcTTATCCACAGGAGTCAAAGAAAATATAATTAGAtagttttattataaaattatagtaaaatgtaatttaattaaactttagcCCATAGGTAAATTTTATGTCACTAGTTTTTTTTCCTCTAAACATAATTTACATTGATAAACATGACAttttcctcaattttttttttaataaccaTGTATTTAATTTATGCAGCACAATCTTCAAATCTCTCTAATATATATTGTGATATCCCCAAACTCAAGAGTAATAACTATAAAGTCTGGAAGTGGAGAGTTCTCCTTCATTTGGGGTGGTTGGACATTGATTATGTCATAAAGAAAGATGAACCACTTGCTATTAATGATTTTAACATTCTTGATGAGATTGACGTTTATGAAAAATGAGAGCGCTCTAATCGTCTCTGCGTAATGTTCATAAAGACCAAAATCTCTACTGGTATTCGTGGTTTGATTGAGGAGCATGGAAATGTCAAGGGCCTACTTAAGTCAattgataaataatttataacTTCAGACAAGGCCCTTGTTAGTACCATAATAATGGAACTCTCATCATTAAGGCTCACTGTGAAAGGTGTACGAGAGCACATCATGGAGATAAGGAATACATATTTTATTATCTATCTCATAACACTAGAATTGTGAAATCaagaaatataaaattttttgagAATGACTTGACAGTGGGAGTGATTATTCTCAAGACATAATTTTTGAGAAAGATCACAATAATGATCAACCATCTTATTCAAGTTATCAATGGGTTGCCATTCACACCCCTCAAGCACAAATGAGTGTTAAACAATAAATTGAGGAGATTTCATAAAATATTGATAATAATGTAGTCGATCAAATTGCTAACGAGGACAATAAGGAATTGCTCAACCGATTGAACAAGTTCCTCAAGAGGACAACTTAAGAAGATTTACTAGAAAAAGGAAATCAACAATACCTAATGATTATGTTGTGTATCTACAAGAATTGGATTTTAATGTTGGATCTGAAAATGACCTTAAAATATTTTCACAAGCTATGAGTTGTAGTAAATTAAAGTTTTGGTATAATGCTATGAAGAATTAAATTATATGGCATCTAATGGAGTCTGAGATCTTGTCGAGTTGTTCGATAATGCAAAAACCATATGATATAAATGAGTTTTCAAAACAAAGGACTCATTGGGTAACATTGAGAAATATAAAACAAGACTCgtggctaaaggattcactcAAAGGGAAGGAATCGACTACAAAGTGACATTTGCTTCTGTCTCTAAAAAAGATTTCATTGACATTATTATGACATTGGTTGTATATTTTAACTTAGAATTGCAATAAATGAATGTAAAAACTATATTTCTTAATGTCGATCTAAAGGAAGAGGTTTATATGAAACAACCAAAAAGTTTTTTTTAGTAATGGTGATCACTTGATATGTAAGCTCAAGAAATCCATATATGGATTTAAACAAGCTACCTGTCAATAATATTTGAAATTTCATGATGTCATCTCTTCATTTGATTTTTTGGAAAAATGTCAtggatcaatatatatatcatAAGGTCAGTGGGAGAAAAATTTGTTTCATGATTCTCTATGAGATGATATTTTACTTGTAACCAATGATAAGGGTTTACTATATGAGGTAAACAATTTCTCTCTAAGaactttgatatgaaagatatagaTGATGCTTTTTTTATGTCATTGGCAATAAGATATATAAAGACAGATTCAAGGAATTTTAGGTTTGTCTCAAGAAACCTATATTAATAAAGTTTTAGAGAGATTTTGGATGAAAAATTATTTACCAAATATAGCTCCCATTGTGAGAGTTGACAaattcaataaaaataattttaaaagaaaacaaatgaaAAACATTCCTTATGCTTATGCTATATGAAGCTTGATGTATGTTCAGGTCTGCACTAGATTTGACATTGCATTTGCTGTTGGTATGTTGGAAAGAAATCAAAGTAATCCACCACTGGAAAGCTGCAAAGAAGGCGATGAGATATCTTCAAGAAACTAAAGACTACGTGCTTGTATTTAGATGAGTTGAGAATTTAGAAGTGATTGATTACTCTGATTCAGACTACCTCGGCTGTATTGATTCACGAAAATCAACTTTTGGATATATTTTTATGCTAGTCGGTGGGTTGTGTCTTGAAAAAATGCAAAGCAGACGTTGACTGctacttctactatggaggctgAGTTTATATCTTATTTTGAGGTGACCTCGCATGGTGTTTGGATGAAGAGTTTCATTTCAGGCTTAGAATTGTGGATTCTATTTTTAAGCCATTAAGAACATATTGTGATAATTCGGTTGCTTTCTTTATGACTAAGAACAATAAAAGTGGGAGTTGAACTAAGCATATCGACATTAAGTATCTAGCCAAAAAAGAATGTGTTAGAGATAAGACAGTGGTTATTGAGCACATTAGTATTGAATTGATGATTGTTGATCCTTTGACTAAAGACATGCCACCGTCGAAATTTTTGTCCTTAGAATAATTTGGTTATCAATAATACTCCATTATGATATTTTCTCATATTTGTATAtacattaattaatttgaaaaaaattacTAAAGTTGGACCTTGAATAAACATAAGATTTATTCCTTAAGATATATTGGTTGATAAACGTGATACAATATAATACATGTAAGATAATACTCTAGTTTAGATGATTTAGCACCATGATTCATGCGTAGTGTACACTTTAGTGAATGATGAAATACATGTGTCAAGTGGGAGAGtattgtaaacattttattttgattataaaTCTTGATTAACTCAATGATGATTGATACGGATATTGGGAGGAGGGCATAGGAGAAATTAAGATGAAAGGGAGGGGCGTTTTGGTCTTTTGAGAGGTGAGGGGTTTTTGGGGTCTTAAGGGTTACTGTAGCATGGGGGGAGGGGGGCTGCTTCGGGCTCGTTTCACGCCGCCACCGCCAACAGAagggagaagcttcttcttcctcatgcTCTCACCCTCCACGCCGGCGCCACCGCCGGCCATCACCTCCacgcttctccctctctctcacTGCCATCCTCGCAGCGCCGGCCACAGCGACGACACTCTCTTTTTCCTCCCCACAGCGATGACGacatcaccttcttcttcctctctcccgCGACCCACACTGCCGCCGGTCACCTGTCCTCTCGCGACGCAGCCACCGGGCAGTCCACCTCCATCTGCCATCCCCTCGACTCCTCGCGCACACTGTGCCTCAAGGCCGAGGCCACCGAAGAACACTGCCGCAACCCAAAGAGGCTTTCGGCGTCATCGGCAGCGACCTCCCTCTCCTCGCTGCGCCGCCGCCGGCTCCCCCCCTCTTTGTTGCGCCGCCGTCGGCAGACCGCCACCGCTCTTCTCGCTCTCGTGCACGCCGCCGCCGAGGCTGCTCGTCATTGATGCCTATCGTCGTCGGGACAGAACACCCTTTTCTCCCGTTCCCTGCACAGCAGCTTGGTTCGCCGGCAGTCACCGGGCGCCGCGGCCTTGCTTGCCGACGCCTCCACGCGATATAGCATCCCGGACCAACAGCCCCCGCGCGACAACAATCCATGTACCGGCTGTCCTTATGCCGATTTCGTCCAGGCTCTGATTCCGTCTCGTTGTGTGCCGGCCTTCGTGCCGTATCTCGTTCCAGCTTCGTGTGTTGTGGTGTTTCAGCCTTTGTGCCATTGTTATTGGTCGGCATCACTGATTTGATCGTATTCTGCTTTTGTTgttatcccggcctgcgtgccgagccCGTATCCCGTCCTGCGTGCCGAGCCCGTATCCCGTCCTGCGTGGCGAGCCCGTATCCCGACCTGCGTGCCGATCTAGTTTCCCTGTCTGCGTGCCGGTctcttatcccggtctgcgtaccggtCTCTTATCCCAGTCTGCGTACCGGTCTCTCatcccggtctgcgtgccggTATTATATCCCGACCTACGGCTCATCTCCCGGTTCCGTGCCGCGTCCAGCTCCtcatcgtcagatccagctctacagcctgatcggagtcatccactcttccgggtcgcgacaactcgagccgcgtcccatccgagggcgcccccctgggccagggtacgttcctcgTTCATATTTCGTATGCATTTTCATCATTTCAcggcttagtcttgtactcatatattcgttggatctgcctcgagcatcgggataCCGGGGGtcgggtcaacccggtcgctggctgcaggtagcgttgaccagaggacttttgaagacttggtcaacacgggagccatctcagcacaccccctccGGGACGCCGcgacttcgtcaacattctcgccacctcacccgacggtccgtctgactcagcttccggaccggatcaatgataattataaataataaccTCAGTTAATTTCATTAACTATCTCTAGGGGTGATCGGTCTGATCctacggaagttttccaccggtTATCAGGATAAATCGGAAAGCGCATGCAGCGACCAACCTAGAAATCCAACATCCTTTGGTTACGCCCTCATTTAGaggaaaattttctataaatacGTCGTAGCAAGAGTTCAAACTGTGGATGTCCTAGTGATAACCTGAATATCCTAACATGACACCATGACTCCGAGGACACTCAATGatgataataattctttataaatAATGGCTTTAGGATTTCTAAATATACACATCTTTCGAAAAATAACAACACGAAGAGGCTTGGAGTTATTAGAAAACTCTAAAACATTAAGCATCAAAAGGGATGTCAAACGTTCTTCAAATTTCAATGACTGAAGATAACAATCGATTTATTTTTCCGCGTTCAACTATCATTATCATATTTTCTTTTAAGAAACAAACATGATCTATTATTCTAACATAGGGTGACCGCTCTCTTGCAGGCCATGATGGGTTCGCCAGATAGAGAGATCACCGGCAGGCTGTCGCAGTTACAGATCTCGATCATGAAGCCGTCAGGGTCGTGGAAGAAGAGCTGGTCCACATAGATTCCGCCTTCCTCCACGCCGCTCTGGACGTACGGTATCCCCAACTCCCCCAGCTTTTTCTCCACCAACGCCAAGCTCTCGCACTGCTCCATTACGATCAATTTTAAAGTACGGCCGAGAAATTAAAACAGAGGACGATGAGATATATCTCACCTGGAAGGAGATGTGGTTGTCCTTGGGGTTGATCGCTCTCTTCTTAGGCAGCTTCTCAGGGTCTTCAGATCGGAGCAAGTGGACGCCGATACCGTAGTTGAAAAGCCTGAAGCATGAAGAAATTAAAGAATCGATCATGAAAACAGAGTGGCATATGGAGGTGAGATTGGTGAAAGGGAGTGGATGGGGCACCAGGCGCCGTCGAAGTTGAAGGAGCCCGGGCGGCGGATGGGGCGGAAGCCGAGGACGTTTTGATAGAAGTCGAGCGACGCCTCCACCGATCTGCAAACGATGGAGATGTGGTTCAAGGACGCCAGCGGCAGAGCTCCATCCCCATTACCATTCAACATTTGTGTTTGTGGAAATGAATGAAAATAGAAGAGGACGTACGAGGCAGAGGGATATAAATGGACCAAGGCAACTATCGTGCACGTGACTATCAGGCGTGGATCCAACGTGGATGTATAGCTAAATCCAGCTTGATAAGACAGTTGGATGCTGACTTGGCGATGGCTCCCACCGGAGGAAATATATGAGAAGTTATTGCCTTTTTTGTGGATTAGATTTTTGAATATGTCTTTCTTTGGCCTTTTCCAAGTCATTTTTCCTTGGGGATTATCCTTTTTTGATTAAGTCAAGGAAGCTTCTCGGTTAAGGTTGTTTTTTTTGTTGACTACTTTTATTTATCCATTTAATTATTAGTTCTTTCAAGCAAACGAAGGCTTAATTTTGATGACATAAATAACATGTATATCCACTGaagttatatatataaaaatatatatatataacgtaaACTATACAACATTAGTTAGATTAGGAGTTTAAATCAAAATTATGATATTATAAAAAGAAGTTAATCTTATAAGAGAATTAATATATATACTTTGTTGGGAAAGTTACAAGAGAATTAATATACTTTGTTGCATATGAATTTGGTCTTTGAAAAATGTTACATGTGCCTTTATATTGGATATGTTGCTAGCAAGTGAATCACTACTCAACAAATCACTAAAACATTATACGCCGACAATATAATGACTTGGCCATATGATGAAACCCTTAGAAACCATCCATGTGGTTCACAACTACCAAGCACCAACTCACATAAGTGGTTGTTGAGTAGTACCAGACTAAGatgagacaaaaaaaaaaaaaatagtacctAATTACTTCGGAAAGTCTTAGTGAAcataatcatttttttatttggAGTTTAATTAAAGACCTGAAAGATGATATTCAATTACTTTAGTGCTTGACAAGCAAGTACAAAAACACCATGTGTGAGGTTATTTTGACATGCATATACAATTAATGGAAGGTGATCCATTAAATATTGAGTTAATGGATTTGCACGATGGTTTCATTGTCAAGAGGCACGAAGAGAagtagaataataataataataataacagatGGCTTGGTGTTGGTGGTTTCGAGCTTGGCATATCATTAAGAGTTTAAGACCTAATTGTTCATGCTTACAAACAGAGAATTAGCTGGCTATTAACTATATCCAACTAGTGATCATCATTAAAATACTGATTAATGCATGTGCATGGGTTAGGTATATCAGCCTATCAGGTACTCTTTTATCATTGTTTATCACTTGCGGCATCAATGCAAAAGAAAATGATCAATGAAAGTTTGTTTGTTTGATAGATTTCTCTAACTTATAAGTAGGGGTGAGAAAAAATTCGGTAAAACCGAATTAATCGaaccgaaccgaccgaatttagaaattcggttcggttaattccgttttcatttttttttaaattcggttcggttttcggtgaattcggttcggtttcgattttaagttttgtaattcggttaaaccgaataaaccgattaaaccgaataaaaatatttattaatttatttttattttaaaaatataataaatacaataaaatctctcttttttttaattaaaatcaaataaaattttaaaat contains:
- the LOC122011687 gene encoding uncharacterized protein LOC122011687 — its product is MLNGNGDGALPLASLNHISIVCRSVEASLDFYQNVLGFRPIRRPGSFNFDGAWLFNYGIGVHLLRSEDPEKLPKKRAINPKDNHISFQCESLALVEKKLGELGIPYVQSGVEEGGIYVDQLFFHDPDGFMIEICNCDSLPVISLSGEPIMACKRAVTLC